The following is a genomic window from Thioclava electrotropha.
GGACGGCCCGAAAGCGGGCGAAGTGCTCGTCGAGATCAAGGCCACCGGCATCTGCCACACCGACGAATTCACCCGCTCGGGCGCCGACCCCGAGGGCATTTTCCCGACCATCCTCGGCCATGAAGGCGCGGGCGTCGTGCTGGAAGTCGGCGAAGGCGTGACCACGCTGAAGCCGGGCGATCACGTGATCCCGCTCTACACGCCGGAATGCCGCGAATGCCCGTCCTGCCTGTCGGGCAAGACGAACCTCTGCACCGCGATCCGCAACACGCAAGGTCAGGGCCTGATGCCGGACGGGACCACGCGCTTCAAGATGCTCGATGGCACGCCGATCTATCACTACATGGGCTGCTCGACCTTCGCGAACCACACGGTGATGCCCGAGATCGCGCTCGCCAAGGTCCGCGACGACGCGCCGTTCGAGAAGATCTGCTATATCGGCTGCGGCGTCACCACCGGCATCGGCGCGGTGATCAACACCGCCGGCGTCGAGATCGGCTCGACCGCCGCCGTGTTCGGCCTCGGCGGGATCGGTCTGAACGTGATCCAGGGCCTTCGCATGGCGGGTGCAGACATGATCATCGGCGTGGACCTGAACGACTCGAAAGAGGAAATGGCCCGCAAGTTCGGCATGACCCATTTCGTGAACCCGTCGAAATCGGACGTTCCGGTGGTGCAGCAGATCGTCAACCTGACCAAGACCGAGCGCGACCAGATCGGCGGCGTGGACTATTCCTTCGATGCCACGGGCAATGTGCAGGTGATGCGCGACGCGCTGGAATGCTCGCACCGCGGCTGGGGCGTGTCGGTCATCATCGGCGTCGCACCCGCGGGGGCCGAGATCGGCACCCGCCCGTTCCAGCTCGTCACGGGCCGGACGTGGAAAGGCACCGCATTCGGCGGCGCCAAGGGTCGGACCGATGTGCCGAAATTCGTCGAGTGGTACATGAACGACAAGATCGAGATCGACTCGATGATCACCCACACGATGCCGCTCGAAGACATCAACAAGGCGTTTGATCTGATGCATGCGGGCGAGTCGATCCGCTCGGTCGTGATCTACTAAAGCCCAAGGCCGGGGGCGCTGCCCCCGGACCCCCGGGATATTTGGACCAAGGCGAAGATAAGAGAGCGATCTCCCCTTCGCTTTTGGTCAAATATCCCCGGGTGAATTCGCGCCAGCGAAGAGGGGCAGCGCCCCTAACTTCCCAGATAATCCCGCAGCGCAGGCGGCGGATCGTCGAGAAGCGGTCCGGTCTCTTGCGGCGCATGGGCGCGGCCCTCGGCCACCAGAACCGTCTGCGGGCAAAGCGCCCGCGCATCCTCGGGATCGTGGCTGACCATCAACACCGTCGTGCCCTGTTCGCGGGCGATCTCGGCCACCAGCGCCAGCATCTCGGATTTCAGCGCGGGCCCCAGCGCCGCGAAAGGTTCGTCCAACAGCAGGATCGGGCGGCCACGGAGCAGCGTCCGCGCGAGCCCCGCACGGCTTTGCTGCCCGCCCGAAAGCGCGCCGGGTTTGCGCCTCTCCATCCCCTCAAGGCCCACCCGCGCCAGCGCGGTCTCGATCCGGGCGCGGTCGGTCGCGTCGATCTTGCCTTTCGGGTTCAGGCCAAGCGCGAGATTGGTCTCGAGCCGCAGATGCGGGAAGAGGTTCTGATCCTGAAACAGGATCGAGAGCGGGCGCTCCCCCGGCGGCGTCGCGGTGATGTCCTCGCCCTGCCAGAGGATGCGGCCACTTGCGGGCGACAAGAACCCGGCGATGGCCGAAAGCAGCGTCGATTTCCCCGCGCCGGACGGGCCGATCAGCGCGACGCGCGCACCGGTCTGGATGGTGAGATCGGCATCGAGGCGGAAATCGCCCTGTGTGAGGGTCAGTCTATCGAGGGTCAGCATAATGCCCCGCGCGGTCGAGCGCCCAGAAAAGCGCGAAGGTGAGGATCAGGAGCAGGCTCGCAGCGCCCGCTGCCTGATCCATGCGATAAGAGCCCATGAGCTGGAAAAGCGCCAGCGGCAGGGTGCGGGTCTGCCCGTCGGAGAACAGCGTGATGACGCCCAGATCGCCCATCGAGAAGGCCGCGGCCAGCCCCGCCGAGAAGCCCAGCGGCCGGGCAAGGCGCGGAACCGTCAGCAGGCGCAGCCGGGCAAAACCGCGCAGGTTCAGCGAGGCGGCGAGCCGGTCGTAATCAGCCTGAAGCGTGCGGATCTCGGGCATCAGGATGCGGGTCGCGAAAGGCACCGACAACGCGGCATTGGTCAGCAGCACCATCGGCAGGGCGAGGTCCGTGGGGTTCACGAAAGGCCGCGCGATCAGGAAGGCGCCGGTGCCCATCACGAGGCTCGATGCTGTCATCGGCAGCATCGCCGCGATCTCCGCCCAGCGTTGCCGCGTGGCCACCAGCGCGAGCGGCAGGGCGATGGCGAGCGTGATCACGGTCGAGGCCAACGCGATCACCAGCGAGGTCAGCGTGGCGGGCCAGATCATCTCCGGTAGCTCGGCGAGCGCAGGCAGCCCACGGGCGAAGACCGCCCCGATGGGGAGCAGCAGGAAGACGGCTGCCAGAAGGATCGCGAGCGTATCGAAGGCCACGCGATCCGCCCCGCCGGACAACTGCGGAATCGGTGTGGCGCGGCGGTCATGCCCCGCGCCAAAGCTCGACGGCAGGGTCGCGCGCGCGGCGATCAGCAGCGCCGCGACCGAGATCGCGACCTGCACCAGCGCAAGGCTCGCCGCGCGTCCCATGTCGAAATCGAAGCGGAACGCCTGATAGATAGCCAGCTCCACCGTGGTCGCGCGCGGCCCGCCGCCCAAGGTAAGCGCCACTGCAAAGGAGGTCAGGCAGACGAGGAAGATCGCGAGGAACGCGCCGGGCAGAACACTGCGCAGCATCGGGCGTTCGAGGTGGCGGGTCACCTCGGCCGGGCCGAAGCCGAGGGTGGCCGCAAGGCGGAACCGCTCGGCCGGGATCGCCTCCCAGCCGTGCAGGATCATCCGCGTGGCCAGCGGCAGGTTGAAGAAGACATGGGCGATGATCACGCCCTGCGCCCCATAGATCGAGATCGGATCGATGCCGAAGGGCGCCAGTGCCGCATTGACCAGCCCGCGCCGTCCGAAGACCGCGATCAGCCCGAAGACCGCGACGATCACCGGCAGGATGAACGGCGCTCCGAGCAGCGAGATCAGCAGCCCTCGCCCCGCAAAGCGACGCCGGTGCAGCGCGCGGGCCACCGGGATCGCCAGCGCACAGGAGATCAACGCCGAGGCAGCCGCCTGCCACAGCGTGAAGCGGATCGCGGCGAGGTCGGTCTCGCGCAGATCCGTCAGCCCGCCCGCGCGGATCGTCACCGCCGCCAACGTGCCAAGGACGAGCGCGGCCAAAGCCGCACCCGCCAGCATCGCCCAGAGGGGCGCGCGTCTTATTTGGAGAAGGCGCGTTGCCATTCGTCCAGCGCCGGACCGCGCAGTTTCTCGGCCTCGGCCTCACCCAGATAGAGCGTCTTGTCGGGCATCGGCAGTTTCTGGAACACCTCCGGCAATTGATCCTTGGGCAGTTTCGCCGGGAAGGACCAGTTCGCCGTTGCGATCATGCCCTGAAAATCGGGGCTGAGTACGTAATCGAGGAATTTCTGCGCCAGCTCGGGGTGCTTCGAGGTCTTCAGTTGCGCGACCAGTTCGGGGGTGAAGTAATGCCCCTCGGGGAAGATCGCCGCGACCTTGCTGTCATCATCCTCGGCCATGATGTGATAGGCGGGCGAGGTGACGTAGCTGAGCACCATATCCGCCTCGCCATCGGTGAACATCCCGTAGGCCTCGGACCAGCCCGGCGTCACGGTCAGCACCTTGGGCGCGATCTTCGTCCAGGCCTCTTCGGCCTTGTCGCCGTAGATGTCCTTCACCCACAAGAGCAGCGACAGACCCGCAACCGAACTGCGCGGATCTTCGATGACGACCTTGTAGGCGTCATCGGGCGCATCCAGCAGGTCCTGGAAGCTCGCGGGCGGGTTCTTCAGCTTGGTCTTGTCGTAGACGAAGGCCAGCTCCGACCAGTCGAAGGGCAGGAAAATCGGATCGTCCCATTTGATCGGCATAGTCAGATCGGACGTGTCTTCGTTATGCGGGGCGAACAGGCCCGTAGCGCGCGCCTTCGCGGTCACGTCGGTGTTCAGACCGATCGCGATATCGGCCTGCGTCTTGTCGCCTTCGAGCAGGATGCGCGGCAGCACATCGCCCGCCACGAATTTCAGATCGCAATCGCAAGTCGCCTCGAACCCTTTCTCGATCGCGGGGCCGGGGCCCCATTCGCTCGTGAAATAATCGGGCGCGTAGACGGTGAGTACGGGCTTGTCCTCGGCCGCCGCCATCGTGGCGATCAGGCTCAGGGCTCCCGCAAGCATCAGGTGGGTTTTCATGCCTCACTCCTTGGGCTTGCCGGGCGGAGTGGGGCCGGAAGATCCGGCTACCTTCCCTCCGCCGGTCTTAACCGGTTCAGGTTCAACGGGTTCGCGTGGATCGCATCTCAGCCGGATCGTCCGGCACCCCGAGGTAGGGCGCAACGTAAGCGCGCGCGGCTGCGGACGCAAGGGCAAGCAGGCACAGCGTCCCTGCCCCGCGCACGGACGCTCTGGCGAGTTCCCGCCAGTGGCGAGCCGCGCCGGATTTCAATGGCTTGCAACTGCGCGCGGCGCGACGCAGGCTCGATCTGGAACGGATTTGGGAGGAACCGATGCGCATTACCCTCACGGCGGCCCTGCTGGCCGCGACCGCCCTGCCCGCCTTGGCCGACACGATCGAGGCACCGGGCAAGATCACGGCCGTGACGCTCTTTCCGCAAGGCGCGCAGGTGGTGCGGCAGGTGACGCTGGACGCCCCCGAGGGCAGCCATGATCTGCTGGTGCCGGGCTTCCCCGAAGGCACCGACATCTCGACGCTGCGGGTTTCGGGCGACGGTGTGCAGATCGGCGCGGTGAGCCTGCTCTCCGGGCGCGCGCCTGCGATCAGCGGGCAGGACAGCGCCGCAGTGAAATCTGCGCGCGATCGGTTGGCCTCGGCGCAAGAGGCGCTTGCGGAACAGGAAGACGCCGTGGCCGTGATCCGCGCGAAGGCGCAGGCCGCGCGCGACCAGATCACCTATCTCAAGAACACCGACTCGCAGGTAACCGCGCCTGAACAGCTCCGCGCGCTGGCGCAGATGGTGGAGGACCAGATCCTCTCCGCCACCGAACGCGCGATTGCCGCCGAGGCGGAAGCCCGCCGCGCCGAAGCCGCGCTCGACCCCGCGAAAGAGGCGGTGAAGCAGGCGCAGGCGGCGCTCGATGCGCTACTGAACCCGGCAGAGGATCACGACGTGCTCAGCGCCAAGGTGCAGGGCTCTGGCACGCTGACGATCACCTCCTACGTCCAGAATGCGGGCTGGCAGCCCTCCTATGATCTGCGGCTCGACCGCGACAAGAGCGCGGTGGACATGGAGCGGTTCGTCTCGGTCCATCAGGCCACCGGCGAGGATTGGCGCGGGGTCGACCTGACCCTCTCGACGGCACGTCCCGGCGGGCGGGCGGAGCCGGGCGAAGTCTATCCGCGGCTGGCCCGGATCGGTGATCCCGACGCGCCGCCCACGCCGGTGCCGATGAAGCGTTCCCTCGCCGCGTCCGATGGCGCTGCCTCTGCCCCGATGATGGAGGCCGCGATCAGCGACCGCGCCGATCTGCAGATGCAAGGCGAGACGGTGACCTATCATTACCCGAGCGCCGTGGACCTGCGCGACGGGGTGGACGATCTGCGCCTGAGCCTCGATTCCAAGACCCTGCCGATGGAGGTCTTCGCCGAGGCCGCGCCACTGACCGATCCGCAGGCCTATCGCGTGGCCGAGGGCAAGAACGACACCGGCGAAATCCTGTTGCCCGGCCCCGCGAACCTCTATGCCGATGGCGCGCTGGTCGGCCAGTCGCATCTGCCGATGGTCGCGGCGGGTGACGATCTGACGCTTGGCTTCGGGCCGATCGAAGGCATCCGCGTGGACCGCCGGATGCCCGACACGATGGAGGGCGACAGCGGCTTCATCTCTAAATCCAACGAGCGCCGCGAGGTGGTCGAGATCGAGGTAAAGAACCTCACCGACAAAGGCTGGCCGATGCGGGTGATCGACCGGGTGCCCTATTCCGAACAGGAAGACCTGAAGATCACGACCAAGGCGACCCCACCTGCAAGCGAGACCGACTACGACCACCGCCGCGGCGTGCTCGCATGGCGCTTCGATCTGGGCGCAGGCGAGACCAAGACGATCCGCACCGAGACCACGCTCAGCTGGCCCACCGATCAGGTGCTGCGCTAAGGCAAGGCTGCGCGTGCGGCCCCGCGCGCGGCGAAGGCCCGCGTGATCAGGCCGCGTTTCGCGGATCGGCCGCAGCACGCAGTTTCGCGAGCAGCGCTGGCGACAGGCGCAGGAACCCGCGTGCGGGAGGCTCGGCCTTCGCCGCCTCGGGGGGCTGTGCCTCTGCACCGCCGGTCTTCTCTGTCGCCTCGGGCGCCCTCTCCTCCGGCGCGGCTTGCTGTCCCACTGCCTGTGCGGCCTGCGTTGCCGCATATTCGGCGGCGACCGCCCGTGCCGACGCGCCCCGCCCCGCCGTCGCACCTACGATCTTGGTGCGCCCGCCATCGTCGCCCGGAAACGGCGCGCCGAACCGCAACACAAGCTCCGTCAGGCTCGGCCCGATCTCATCGAGCAGCATCAGGAAGCGGTTGGTGGGCCATGCGTGCAGCCCCAAGGCCCCGCCGCCTGCAAGCCGCAGAACGAAGCCCTCCCCCCGCAGCCGATGTTGCAGATCGAACCAGTCGCGCGCCTGATCCAGCGCCTCCTGCACCGCGTGCATTTCCGGCAGCGGCGCTTTCGCACCGGATGCTTCGAGCACTGCCTCCTCCGCCAGACCGTCCTGCAACACGCGCCGGATCAGCTCTGCCGGGGGCAGACCGAACGCACGCGCTTCCGCCGCGATGCGGTCGATCAGATCGAGCGGCAGGCGCAGAGAGACAAGGCGGTGCTGAGAATGGGGGCGGGATGCAGATTGTGACATGGCGGGTCGAAGCTCGTTCGCGTTGACGGGGTCCCCCGAGCCTCGCGCATCAAGCTTAACAGCCCGTGAACACCAGTCGGATTTCCGCCGCAGCGGAGCCGTCGGCCCCGCGCGGGGGCCAACGGGAATGGCAAAGCCTCAGAACGTCTCGAAGCGATCCGAGTCGGCGTCATACTGTTCGAGCACGCCTTCGCCGATGTCATGGCGCAGCCCGTGCAGCGTCATCCGGTCCGCATCGAGCGCCTCGCGCACGAAGGGGAAGGTCATCAGGTTCTCGAGGCTGACTTTCACCGCCTCACGCTCGAGCGCCAGCACCTGCTGATCCTCGGGCAGCTCGCTCACGCGCTCGTAGCCCGGGCGCAGCAGGTTCAGCCAGGTGCCGACGAAGGAGCTTTTCTCCTCCAGCTCCGGCGCATGGCCCGAGCACATCGCATGGCACCCCGCGACACCGCCGCAATTGGAGTGGCCGAGCACGATCAGATGCGCGACCTTCAGGCTGGTCACCGCATATTCGACCGCAGCCGAGGTGCCGTGGTGATCGCCATCGGGCGTGAATTCCGGCACGAGGTTCGCGATGTTGCGGTGGATGAAGAACTCACCCTGATCGGCGCCGAACATCGAGGTGACATGCACGCGGCTGTCACAGCAGGCGATGATCATCGAACGCGGGCGCTGCCCTTCGGAGGCGAGGCGGCGATACCAGGCGCGGTTCTCGTCATAGGCGGTGGCGTGCCATCCTTGATAACGGCTCACAAGGTAGCTGGGCAGCGGTTTCACATGCTCTCTCATCGATCCCTCGTCTGGTGTCTGGCGTCTTATCGCTGCGTCAAATAGCGCGTTGCGCGCCGGGTTTCGAGAAGATTTTCCGTATCGCTCAACGAAATCTTGAGACCTCTCGATCACGTTACCGCCCGGGTGATGGTGAAATCAAAGGGGGTGTCGGGGTGTCACAGGTGTCTCGCTTGCGCTGCAAGGAAAAGATGTCGTTGGATACGGCGCGGCTGGTGGTGCTCTATGCGGAGCTTGGACAGGACGGGGCGGAGCGGGTGATCTGCGCCACGGTCGAAGATCTCGCCTTCCATCTCAGCGCGTTGGAAGAGGCCACGAAATCGGGCCAATACGGCAAGCTGCGCCGCGCGATCGCCGAAGTGATGGAGCTTGCCGAACAAGTCGGGCTGGTGTCGATGGTCAGCACGGCGCGCGACCTTCTGGAGTGCATCTCGGGCGGCGATGCGGTGGCGCAGGCGGCGGTGATGGCGCGGCTGGGCCGGATCGCGGAACGCTCGCTCACCGAGGTCTGGGATATCGGCAACCTGTCTTCCTGAGGCGTGATCGATCGGCCCTTGCGGGCAGGCGCGGCAACGCTAGGCTCTGGGGCGAAAGCAACCACCAGAGCCAAGGAGCCGCCCCCATGAGCGCAGACAAGACCGCAGACGTCCCCGCAGACTTTTCCTTTCTCGCCCCGCGCCCCGCGATGCGCTTCGCCGAGGCGGGTGCGCCCGCGCGCGCTTTGATCGCCGTCGCGCCCGAGGGGTTGGAGCAGGCTCTGGCCGATCTGCCCCCCGCGCAGCGCGCCTTCGTCGAAGCGACGGGGTTCAAGGCGAGCGCCGGGCAAGTCGCGCTTCTTCCCGGGCCGGACGGTGCGGAGGCGGCGCTGCTGGGCCTCGGGACTGATGCGGCACGGGTGCGCGAGCGGTTCTCTCTGGCGCGGGCGGCCGCGGCCCTGCCCGAAGGTGCGTGGCGGATCGAGGGCGATCTGTCGGAAGAGTTGAAGGCGGAAACGGCGCTCGGCTGGTTGCTCGCGGGCTATCGGTTCGGCCGCTATGCCGAAGCCGCGCCGCCGAAAGCGCGGCTGGTCTGCCCGGAGGGCTTGGACGCGGCGCAGATCGAAGCCGTGGCCGAGGGCGAGGCCTTCACCCGCGACCTGATCAACACCCCCGCCTCCGATATGGGCCCGGACGAGCTGGAGGGCGCCGCTCGACTGCTCGCCGAACGCCACGGTGCAGAGGCCAAGGTGATCAAGGGCGACGATCTTCTGACGCAGAACTTCCCGATGATCCACGCGGTGGGCCGCGCCTCGCCCCGTGCGCCGCGGCTGATCGAGCTAAGCTGGGGCAGCGAAGGACCGGCGCTGACGCTGGTCGGCAAGGGCGTGTGCTTCGACACGGGCGGGCTGAACCTCAAGCCCGGCGCGTCGATGGGTCTGATGAAGAAGGATATGGGCGGCTCGGCCACCGTGCTGGGGCTTGCGCATATGATCATGGCGACGGGCGCGAAACTGCGTCTGCGCGTGCTGGTCCCGGCAGTGGAGAACTCGGTCGGCGGCGACAGTTTCCGCCCCGGCGACATCCTGACCAGCCGCAAGGGGCTGACCGTCGAGATCAACAATACCGATGCCGAGGGGCGGCTGGTGCTGGCCGACGCGCTGGCCTATGCCGATGAAACCCCGCCCGATCTGATGGTCTGCATGGCGACGCTGACGGGGGCGGCGCGGGTCGCTCTGGGGCCGGACATTCATCCGTTCTACACCGATGACGAGGGCGTCGCGCAGGCCTTGGCGACGGCTTCGGGCGCGGTGGCCGATCCGCTCTGGCGGATGCCGTTCTGGACGCCCTACGAGGCGAAGATCGAACCCGGCATCGCCGATCTCGACAATGCGCCCTCGGGCGGCATGGCGGGCTCGATCACCGCGGCCCTGTTCCTGCGCCGCTTCGTGACCGAGACAAAGCGCTTCGCCCATTTCGACATCTACGGCTGGCAACCCGCCGCGGCCCCCGCCCGTCCGAAAGGTGGGGTCGGCCAAGGCGCGCGGGCGATCCTCGCAGCCCTGCCCGAGGTGCTGAAATGACCGACTGTCGCCGCCTGCCCTATTCAGGCGAGATCGCGCTGGAGGCCCTGCGCGGTCAGATCGAGGCGGAAGGCTTCACCCACGGCATGCCCGCGCGGATCGTCGTGCCCGTGACCGATCTCTGCCCAGAGCCGGGCAGCTTGCGCGACCGGCAGCTTCTGTTTGGCGCCGCGGTGACCGTGATCGACCAGCGCGACGGCTTCGCCTTCGTGCAGGCCGCATGGGATGGCTATTGCGGCTGGATCGCCGCCGATGCCTTCGGCACGCCCGAACCGGCCACCCATGTCGTGACCGCGCCGGCCACGCATGTCTATCGCGAGGCGGCGATCAAGCGCGGCGAAGTCATGCAGCTCTCGATGGGCGCGCGACTGTCTGTGACTCGCGAAGACGGCATGTTCGCCGTGACCGCCGAGGGCTTCGTACCGCGCCAGCATCTGTGTCCTCTGGATCAGCCCGAGACCGACCCCGTGGCGGTGGCCGAGCGGCTACTGGGCACGCCCTATCTGTGGGGCGGCAACAGCCGTGCGGGGATCGACTGCTCGGGTCTGGTGCAGATCGGTTTCGCGCTATGCGGGATGTCCGTGCCGGGCGACAGCGATCTGCAATGGGCGGAGATGGGCGAGGTGGTGCCGGAGGGCGCGCCGCTGAAGCGTGGCGACCTGCTGTTCTGGAAAGGGCATGTCGCGCTCGCCTGCGATGGCGAGACGATGATCCACGCCAACGGCCAAACGATGAGCGTGGCCTATGAGGGGATCGAAGCTGCCAAGGCGCGGATCGCGGCGGCGGGCGAAGGGCCGTATCTCGGGGTTAAGCGGGTCGCGCGGTAAACCTTCCTGGCGCGGGGCGACCAGCCCCGGGCCGCGCCCGACCCTCCCCCCGGGAGGGCGCATTGGCGATGGCCTCGCGGGCACAAGCGACATTCGGGCTTGCGAGATTAAGCGCCTAGCCACAGGCGGAGCAAAGCGCCCACCCGAGGCTCGGCCGCGTCCCTCTTCACTTTGCCCCAAAAGAAAAACGCCCGATCTTCCGACCGGGCGCTTCCAAATCCAAAAAGGCCGAACCCTCAGCCCTTCTTGAGCACGCGGTTGCCCAGCGTCTCGGCGATCTGCACCGCGTTCAGGGCCGCGCCCTTGCGCAGGTTGTCCGACACGCACCAGAGGTTCAGACCGTTCTCGAT
Proteins encoded in this region:
- a CDS encoding carbonic anhydrase, translating into MREHVKPLPSYLVSRYQGWHATAYDENRAWYRRLASEGQRPRSMIIACCDSRVHVTSMFGADQGEFFIHRNIANLVPEFTPDGDHHGTSAAVEYAVTSLKVAHLIVLGHSNCGGVAGCHAMCSGHAPELEEKSSFVGTWLNLLRPGYERVSELPEDQQVLALEREAVKVSLENLMTFPFVREALDADRMTLHGLRHDIGEGVLEQYDADSDRFETF
- a CDS encoding thiamine ABC transporter ATP-binding protein, translated to MLTLDRLTLTQGDFRLDADLTIQTGARVALIGPSGAGKSTLLSAIAGFLSPASGRILWQGEDITATPPGERPLSILFQDQNLFPHLRLETNLALGLNPKGKIDATDRARIETALARVGLEGMERRKPGALSGGQQSRAGLARTLLRGRPILLLDEPFAALGPALKSEMLALVAEIAREQGTTVLMVSHDPEDARALCPQTVLVAEGRAHAPQETGPLLDDPPPALRDYLGS
- the thiB gene encoding thiamine ABC transporter substrate binding subunit, with product MKTHLMLAGALSLIATMAAAEDKPVLTVYAPDYFTSEWGPGPAIEKGFEATCDCDLKFVAGDVLPRILLEGDKTQADIAIGLNTDVTAKARATGLFAPHNEDTSDLTMPIKWDDPIFLPFDWSELAFVYDKTKLKNPPASFQDLLDAPDDAYKVVIEDPRSSVAGLSLLLWVKDIYGDKAEEAWTKIAPKVLTVTPGWSEAYGMFTDGEADMVLSYVTSPAYHIMAEDDDSKVAAIFPEGHYFTPELVAQLKTSKHPELAQKFLDYVLSPDFQGMIATANWSFPAKLPKDQLPEVFQKLPMPDKTLYLGEAEAEKLRGPALDEWQRAFSK
- a CDS encoding leucyl aminopeptidase family protein, whose product is MRFAEAGAPARALIAVAPEGLEQALADLPPAQRAFVEATGFKASAGQVALLPGPDGAEAALLGLGTDAARVRERFSLARAAAALPEGAWRIEGDLSEELKAETALGWLLAGYRFGRYAEAAPPKARLVCPEGLDAAQIEAVAEGEAFTRDLINTPASDMGPDELEGAARLLAERHGAEAKVIKGDDLLTQNFPMIHAVGRASPRAPRLIELSWGSEGPALTLVGKGVCFDTGGLNLKPGASMGLMKKDMGGSATVLGLAHMIMATGAKLRLRVLVPAVENSVGGDSFRPGDILTSRKGLTVEINNTDAEGRLVLADALAYADETPPDLMVCMATLTGAARVALGPDIHPFYTDDEGVAQALATASGAVADPLWRMPFWTPYEAKIEPGIADLDNAPSGGMAGSITAALFLRRFVTETKRFAHFDIYGWQPAAAPARPKGGVGQGARAILAALPEVLK
- a CDS encoding DUF4139 domain-containing protein translates to MRITLTAALLAATALPALADTIEAPGKITAVTLFPQGAQVVRQVTLDAPEGSHDLLVPGFPEGTDISTLRVSGDGVQIGAVSLLSGRAPAISGQDSAAVKSARDRLASAQEALAEQEDAVAVIRAKAQAARDQITYLKNTDSQVTAPEQLRALAQMVEDQILSATERAIAAEAEARRAEAALDPAKEAVKQAQAALDALLNPAEDHDVLSAKVQGSGTLTITSYVQNAGWQPSYDLRLDRDKSAVDMERFVSVHQATGEDWRGVDLTLSTARPGGRAEPGEVYPRLARIGDPDAPPTPVPMKRSLAASDGAASAPMMEAAISDRADLQMQGETVTYHYPSAVDLRDGVDDLRLSLDSKTLPMEVFAEAAPLTDPQAYRVAEGKNDTGEILLPGPANLYADGALVGQSHLPMVAAGDDLTLGFGPIEGIRVDRRMPDTMEGDSGFISKSNERREVVEIEVKNLTDKGWPMRVIDRVPYSEQEDLKITTKATPPASETDYDHRRGVLAWRFDLGAGETKTIRTETTLSWPTDQVLR
- a CDS encoding thiamine/thiamine pyrophosphate ABC transporter permease ThiP, with the translated sequence MATRLLQIRRAPLWAMLAGAALAALVLGTLAAVTIRAGGLTDLRETDLAAIRFTLWQAAASALISCALAIPVARALHRRRFAGRGLLISLLGAPFILPVIVAVFGLIAVFGRRGLVNAALAPFGIDPISIYGAQGVIIAHVFFNLPLATRMILHGWEAIPAERFRLAATLGFGPAEVTRHLERPMLRSVLPGAFLAIFLVCLTSFAVALTLGGGPRATTVELAIYQAFRFDFDMGRAASLALVQVAISVAALLIAARATLPSSFGAGHDRRATPIPQLSGGADRVAFDTLAILLAAVFLLLPIGAVFARGLPALAELPEMIWPATLTSLVIALASTVITLAIALPLALVATRQRWAEIAAMLPMTASSLVMGTGAFLIARPFVNPTDLALPMVLLTNAALSVPFATRILMPEIRTLQADYDRLAASLNLRGFARLRLLTVPRLARPLGFSAGLAAAFSMGDLGVITLFSDGQTRTLPLALFQLMGSYRMDQAAGAASLLLILTFALFWALDRAGHYADPR
- a CDS encoding S-(hydroxymethyl)glutathione dehydrogenase/class III alcohol dehydrogenase, encoding MRTRAAVALEAGKPLEIMEVELDGPKAGEVLVEIKATGICHTDEFTRSGADPEGIFPTILGHEGAGVVLEVGEGVTTLKPGDHVIPLYTPECRECPSCLSGKTNLCTAIRNTQGQGLMPDGTTRFKMLDGTPIYHYMGCSTFANHTVMPEIALAKVRDDAPFEKICYIGCGVTTGIGAVINTAGVEIGSTAAVFGLGGIGLNVIQGLRMAGADMIIGVDLNDSKEEMARKFGMTHFVNPSKSDVPVVQQIVNLTKTERDQIGGVDYSFDATGNVQVMRDALECSHRGWGVSVIIGVAPAGAEIGTRPFQLVTGRTWKGTAFGGAKGRTDVPKFVEWYMNDKIEIDSMITHTMPLEDINKAFDLMHAGESIRSVVIY
- a CDS encoding C40 family peptidase produces the protein MTDCRRLPYSGEIALEALRGQIEAEGFTHGMPARIVVPVTDLCPEPGSLRDRQLLFGAAVTVIDQRDGFAFVQAAWDGYCGWIAADAFGTPEPATHVVTAPATHVYREAAIKRGEVMQLSMGARLSVTREDGMFAVTAEGFVPRQHLCPLDQPETDPVAVAERLLGTPYLWGGNSRAGIDCSGLVQIGFALCGMSVPGDSDLQWAEMGEVVPEGAPLKRGDLLFWKGHVALACDGETMIHANGQTMSVAYEGIEAAKARIAAAGEGPYLGVKRVAR